caaggttcgtgaaatttaaatccaatggcacaatagcaaagagaccctaaaacggatccagaaaacgcagggagcaaaagaaaatccatttttttggttttccttggggtttttgcttggattttctcggaaatcaaacgaggatgaattttcccggaaatcaaatgggggatggattttcttgggaatcaaacgggttgcagggtttttgcttggattttctcggaaatcaaataaggatgaattttcccggaaatcgaatgggggatggattttcttgggaatcaaacgggggttgcaaaaaaaaaaataataataataacatgattagattagtacctgcgaggattgagagtggcagaggaaaatagggccttttagggattctctcagCTGGaaggcaacttcagaaaagggcttcttgatgcccgatgagagaagtgggtggagAAAGGGTTggcattttgaattttagaattagaagagataaaaaaaaaaataacaaatcatgagaacaattttatctcaacttaataaaatatgctataatttttaataaagttaaaaattaaataaaaaaatatttttatttttaaattaataaaatatataatttttttaatttaaatgaactatatatctaaaaattatttataaatttataatataaaattacttgaagaaaatattttattaattagaaaagaaaaaaaaaacatctttcaaacgtattttttgttatatttgttctaaattttttttttattaactcaaccaaacatgtttttttgtttttgagaacaaaaactgtttttcaaaattcagttcccaaacacaatttttttttaaaaaacaccaaaaactgttcttaaaaattgttctcaaaaactgttttccagaacagttttcaaaaacagcaaccaaacaggcccttaaCTTCTTCAAAATAGGATCATTTGTTTTTGTCTCAATTGTAAAACAAaacctcaatttttttcaaacctTGTTTAcataaaatcttaaattttttccttttattttattttattttaacaaaatcccaatattttttttatataaattcctTACTAagatgatgtttattttttagctAAATtggaaaaaccaaaatattataCTTATTGTATTTGACTAAAAGTAACATGTAGATATGAAGGAATATaaactaaattgaatttattgataataagttaattttaattttattattaaactacTATTaactgaataaataaaataaaatattgtaacattttccattttgttggGAATGGTCCCAAATTCTTAATTAGTAaagattcatttttataaaaaatattatatagaatatttcctaagttaatatattattgtaatattatatttccttATAACATAAGTAAAGttattggaaatatctctataaatattttaggtcatgaaggaaaaaataatgagataGATATGagtttgtaaagactatatgaagtgaatagagatgtgaggaagtaCGAGTAtggaggtacctggtggagtGAGAGGACTCATGGTATGGTGGGGATGCGAAGACTAgagaaacatgggatgtttcggtaACGTAATAGTTGTATTTGGTTATGTCATCTGTAATTTTTTCTAATGTATagtgaaataattttctttcatgtgTGGACATAAGAATGGTTGGCCGAACTACATTAAAACCTCATGTACCGTATACattattgttttatctttgtgttcttgattaATGATGTTTGCATGAAAGCTTCCACCGTCGCAACACAtttaacaaaaaacaaacattgcTTAAGAAgtattttatacaaaatttcaatttttttcctcaaagtcttctttatttttttcaaaattttaaacaaaatctcAACCTTTTCTCCTTTTTACCTCAAGATCTCAATAGTGTTGTTGACATTGATGAGCAATCCAATTTTCCTTTTATGAAGTGTTGATGTGATGAACTTGGTTTTTGCAATAAAATAGATGCtggtatttgataaaaaaacataaaatagatattggaattaaaaaaaaaaatattgcttcttgaaattttttcttttttattttcccccctaagtttttattattaattgttcACAATTCTATCTTATaattcaaccaattttttttgtcttgtttcTTTTAATGCTTTCTAGTTGTTTGtttgaatagaaaataagagaaaacaaACCTGTGATCACCATCTTGATAAAGCATTTACACTCTATTCCAACCTTATTTAATCTATAACATATCCAAAGCTATAACcaacattttgatttttcaaatttaatggtCAATTTGGTCATGATTTTCaagacatgttttaaaaaatttatttttattctttaatttaaaaacagtttttaaaaacaagtttaaaaaatcATGGCTAAATAgactcatattttccttttatttttaaaaattggcaAAAACATCTCCgatttattatctaaaaattgtcTTATGTTTTactttgtttctaaaaattcttttcAAAGAACGATCaaacaatattagaaaattttaaaaacaattttttatttttaaaccataCAATCAAATAGATTCTAAGTTTCTATTAATGCTTCCAAATTCCAATTATATTTAAATGTACTTTTAGTAATGTATGGAAGGATTTAAGAGTGGTATGCATGCATAGATTGCAATATATATGCAATAGAAACATTCATTAGTATGTGACAGGAAGATGAATATCATGGGAAAGAACAATAAAACAATAACTAGCATGCACACTAACTACAATTTATGTATGTATTACCTTTGCTCATATGTTCACTGCttattgtttatatatatatatatatatattatcttgtaTTGAAACATGTACTATTCTAATCATTGAATGCTTATTGCAACTTCCTTAATAagtttacctttttttttagatttttttttattaagtaaagGAATTTCAGATCTTTATTAAATCTCCTCAACAAgttttgagttatttttaaaaattactaaaatttttcataaatatatataatatataatgaGTCgtgtttgatttaaaatttagataatATATCAAAGTCATTGAAAGAGTTATAACAAATGTCCAATTGTTAGATCAATGCATGTTTGAGTATATGGTAGTACATTTTGACCAATGAATAGTACATGCATCAACAAAGATGTAGGGTAAGCCGATTTATTATTAGGGAAAGGAACTTCTAAGGCTTAACATATAACATAcgttaataagtttaataatttttaaaaatattttgaaacttaAATATTGACACCATTAATATGATAATTTCTTTAATCAAAGTCATCAAGAATAACCTTTGGAATTAATTGGGTAATAAAATATTGGTTTATTtgcatatttaacaaaaaattaatattaatattcattggaaaaattaacaattagaaaaaaaaaaaccgtagTATGGGTTCCTCTACTTTTAAATGCCTATGTCATGTTAGCGCCAACATGGAATTCCATGCCTATTTTATTAGCTTGTTGAGATGACTTATTAAATTGGTGAGggaaagtattgaaattttGTTCTAAAATTCAGACAAAAATGTTGATTtattaccttaaaaaaaaaaaaaaaaacaaaacaaaaacttttgTTAAACAATCATGTGGACTTTTTAAGCAAAATAAGCTGTTAAGGTGATATTGGGGtcttttgagaaaaatgaaTACGAGGATGATATTTTCTGAGTTACTATTTAAATGTAGgaactatttttttaagttcACTTTATTTGTAAAGGCGATGGATGAGTTTTTATTTGTCTCTCTTTTTCTTaacaaattaccaaaaaaaaacttaagcTTGAAAGGATAAAAGTAAAGACGTACAAGTTATATACCAATCAATATGCTTAAAAGGACAATCGAGTTTAAGTCTCCGCAAGTCATAAAGCTAAATCCAAAACTAAAGAATTCCAATCCAATCAATTGATTCAAATCCCATGATCAATACCCCAATTAAGAAAGCTGATACGGTTAGATGCAACCACAATAATTTATTCTTTCCCCCATAAAAAGAATATTTGGTCTTTcgatttttttaattgaactatcaattttttctaaaaatttaaggtTATAGAATTATTAAGAAGTCCTATAATACGTGAAgagacaaaattaaatttaaattcatatCTAAGAAATTGAGACACAATTAAATTTGGATTCAAATTCAAGAGATGGAGacataattgaatttatatttatatctaaGAGAGAAACATAATTGAATTTGGACTCATATCCATCAAACAAATAAGGGAgacaaaattgaatttggaaatgcAAATTGTGGAGAAGAGGGTCGAACCGTTGAACCAGAGATCTCCAATTAAACCAAGTTCtgatatcatattaaattatcaattttcttaaaacttaggtggtgtttgtttttttacttaattctaaatagaactttaatgcttaatagtgttaaatattaagttgtttgtttttgtagtattttatttctattaagtattaaaaagtaaaaaaaaaccaatatgtttttttttatttagaaaaaactacatattttgactttttctatttagtaaaaagtttataataagttataaaaaaatagaaaaataaacaacttaaattatgaaaacaaattgctttcggtaaaaagctaaaaaaacaaacaccaccttaaacttgtaggatttgggtttaatataaggtggtgtttgttttttttggctttttgctgaaaaccatttagttttagaatttaggttgtttgtttttttactttttcatgacttattataaactttttactaaatagaaaaagccaaaatatatgactttttctaaatagaaaaaataacacaatggttttttttactttttaatacttaatagaaataaaatactacaaaaacaaacaacctaatatttaatactattaagcattaagattctatttagaattaagtaaaaaaacaaacaccaactAAGTATCACGCTCTTTTAACATTCTCAACAATCAAGTGGAAATAATGAAATGATTCCAGCTGTGAATTTAGCTCCAAGTTGAAAAGAAAGACGTGCAACACGCTAGTTCAAACCCCGATATTGTCATGGATACCAATTTGTTCCTTTATATAAACCCCACCTCCTTCCTCGTTATTTCATTCCATTCCTCTTacgaaaaagatgaagaaatttCCCTGTTTTGCAAGGAAACCGGTGGATGTTTTCAATCGTTCATCCACCAAATTGTCTTGCTTGCAACAATCTTTCAGGGGTctgttttcttctttgttttatttcttagcCTTCCAGGTAAGCCCATTTTGGAATCAGCTTGGTTACTTCATCACTGTCTCTTTGCTGGGCTATATGGCTTTGAAGGTTTCGAAGCCGAAAACTACCTCATTTATGCCTTCGGACGTTGATGTGTTCTTTACATCGGTGTCTGCATCGACGGTTTCTAGCATGTCTGCGGTGGAAATGGAGGTTTTCTCCGATACCCAACTTGTTATCATGACCGTTTTGATGCTAGTGGGTGGAGAGATTTTCACTTCCATGCTTGGCCTCCAATTTGTGAGGTCCAAGTACACCAGAAAGGCAAATAGAGAGAATAAAGCCCACTTGGCTAGCATAGACTATAAATCTCCGAATTCTAAGATTTCCTTTGATCAAATTGAATTGGGGTTGGTAACTCTTCCACAGGCGCAGAATGAGCAACCCTGTTCCAACTTAGAAAAAGGAATTGAAGCCTCATGTGACGAGGATTTGAAGTACCATTCTATTAAGTGTCTGGGTTATGTGGTTTTGTTTTACCTTCTAGTGGTTCATGTAGTTGGTTCGGCTTTGATAGTTTTGTATCTTAACCTTGTTCCAAGTGCAAGAGAAGTATTAAAGAACAAAGGCCTTCGAATACTAACATTTTCAGTGTTTACAGTGGTTTCTACCTTCTCAAACTGTGGTTTCATCCCCACAAATGAGAATATGGTGGTTTTCAAGAAGAATTCAGGTCTCCTCCTGATTCTTATTCCTCAGATCCTTCTTGGAAACACATTGTTTGCACCATGTTTGCGGTTTGTGATCTGGGTTTTGGTGAAGATCACAAGGCGAGTCGAATTCAACTACATGTTGAAGAACTCTAGGGAGATAAGCTATGATCACTTGCTTCCTGGTTTGTATTCATGTCTTCTGGCTATAACCGTTTTCGGGTTCATATTAGTACAGTTTTTACTTCTTTGCTTCATGGAATGGAATTCAGAAGACTTGGCTGGCCTAAATGCATATCAGAAAATCGTGGGCATGTTGTTTCAAACAGCAAATTCCAGGCATTCTGGTGAATCTATCTTTGATCTTTCAGTTATATCTCCAGCAGTCTTGGTGCTCTTTGTTCTAATGATGTGAGTTCCACAATTCTCCTTACGTGTTCCACTATCTTTTGCTAGAACTATTTCTACGAATTATTAACAAAAGGTTTCAATTCCTTTTAGATAATGCTTTGATACCTTTCGTACATGAATATCATGTTTGGTTGAGCCCAGCCAAAAAGTGGATGATTGGGGCCACACTCATTGTCCTACTCACGCATTAGTGAACACGGAAAAGACACCTCTAGAGGCTGAAATGCCCTGAGACTGGTACCTCAAAATGTAATGTAATGAAAAAGGCACCACTATCTTATAACGGCTTGCTTCTCCTTCTTTCTGATTCTTTCTAAGaagaaattttggatttttcttcaCTCATTTATGGTGTCCTTTTAATTTTGAGTTGCTACTCATCacactttgtttttcttttttgtttttttccttgtctttatctttttttttttttttgacattcaTTCATTTTGAAGGCACTAAATATGATCTGAAAAAGTCTATTATTAATTTAGCAATGTTACCAATGATGCAGGCAAGTTGTTGAATCCACTGCAAGGCGCTGATTTGAGTCTTCCTACTAATATTTCATCAGTTACTAGGGTGAATCTCAATTGAATATGTAAACACAAATTGTTTTAAAGGAGGTTGGGTTAACTTGTTTTGCAGGTATCTTCCACCTCATACTTCATTTTTACCCATAGATGGTGGTGAAAAGGCTTTGCAAAAGGAGGAAAGG
Above is a window of Vitis vinifera cultivar Pinot Noir 40024 chromosome 11, ASM3070453v1 DNA encoding:
- the LOC100260789 gene encoding sodium transporter HKT1, with product MKKFPCFARKPVDVFNRSSTKLSCLQQSFRGLFSSLFYFLAFQVSPFWNQLGYFITVSLLGYMALKVSKPKTTSFMPSDVDVFFTSVSASTVSSMSAVEMEVFSDTQLVIMTVLMLVGGEIFTSMLGLQFVRSKYTRKANRENKAHLASIDYKSPNSKISFDQIELGLVTLPQAQNEQPCSNLEKGIEASCDEDLKYHSIKCLGYVVLFYLLVVHVVGSALIVLYLNLVPSAREVLKNKGLRILTFSVFTVVSTFSNCGFIPTNENMVVFKKNSGLLLILIPQILLGNTLFAPCLRFVIWVLVKITRRVEFNYMLKNSREISYDHLLPGLYSCLLAITVFGFILVQFLLLCFMEWNSEDLAGLNAYQKIVGMLFQTANSRHSGESIFDLSVISPAVLVLFVLMMYLPPHTSFLPIDGGEKALQKEERRTEKRKYVEHLLLSQLSYLVIFVILVCIIEREKMKKDPLNFSVLNITIEIVSAYGNVGFSAGYQCNLQLKHEPHCKDLCYGFVGRWSNSGKFVLMFVMFFGRLKKFSMHGGRAWKLD